One genomic region from Nocardia vinacea encodes:
- a CDS encoding NAD(P)/FAD-dependent oxidoreductase, with translation MTDPSRVVVLGSGFAGLWAALAAARRLDELGVAVGTVDLTMISSTPYHDIRVRDYETDLSTSRIPLSALLDPVGIKHIIGEVTAIDAVARVVESTAGAHGYDRLVLALGSQVVKPDIPGLREFGFDIDTHDAATRLQAHLRRLAEGPADPAAATVVVVGAGLTGIEEATELPAMLADAFATRALAPRVILIDRNPLVGSDMGASARPVIEAALAYIGIETKLGVGVVAIDERGVTLSSGEVVTAATVVWCAGMRASPLTADFGVDRDRLGRLPVDDYLRVCGVPGVFAAGDVAAAKMDDKHMSVMSCQHSRPMGRWAGYNVIGDLLGKPVKPLRIPWYVTVLDLGPAGAVYTEGWDRHVVACGEEAKDTKRAINTRRIYPPLSRDRDALLAAAAPELQAAPEHDPSPPIDYQSR, from the coding sequence GTGACCGATCCTTCGCGTGTCGTGGTTCTAGGGTCCGGGTTTGCGGGTCTGTGGGCGGCGCTGGCGGCGGCCCGGCGGCTTGACGAGCTCGGTGTGGCGGTCGGAACCGTCGATCTCACGATGATCAGTTCGACGCCTTACCACGACATCCGCGTGCGCGACTATGAGACCGATCTGAGCACATCCCGCATCCCGTTGAGCGCTCTTCTCGATCCGGTCGGAATCAAGCACATCATCGGCGAAGTGACGGCGATCGATGCTGTGGCGCGGGTCGTGGAATCCACCGCGGGCGCTCACGGCTACGACCGACTGGTGCTCGCGTTGGGTAGCCAAGTGGTCAAGCCCGATATTCCTGGCCTGCGGGAGTTCGGTTTCGACATCGACACCCATGACGCAGCGACCAGACTGCAAGCCCACCTGCGTCGGCTTGCCGAGGGCCCCGCTGACCCGGCGGCCGCGACAGTAGTCGTCGTAGGGGCAGGTTTGACGGGGATCGAAGAGGCGACCGAGCTGCCCGCAATGCTCGCCGACGCCTTTGCCACGCGTGCCCTCGCACCGAGGGTCATCCTGATCGACCGCAACCCGTTGGTCGGCTCGGACATGGGCGCATCGGCGCGACCGGTCATCGAGGCGGCGCTGGCCTACATCGGGATCGAGACCAAGTTGGGCGTCGGGGTCGTCGCCATCGACGAGCGCGGCGTGACGCTCTCCTCGGGTGAAGTGGTGACCGCCGCCACTGTCGTCTGGTGTGCCGGCATGCGGGCCAGCCCGCTGACCGCAGACTTCGGGGTCGACCGTGACCGGCTGGGTCGACTCCCCGTCGACGATTATCTGCGGGTCTGTGGTGTCCCCGGAGTATTCGCCGCCGGTGACGTCGCCGCCGCAAAAATGGACGACAAGCATATGTCGGTGATGTCCTGCCAGCACAGCCGCCCGATGGGCCGATGGGCGGGATACAACGTCATCGGCGATCTTCTGGGCAAGCCCGTGAAGCCCTTGCGGATCCCTTGGTATGTAACGGTTCTCGATCTGGGACCGGCAGGCGCGGTGTATACCGAGGGCTGGGACCGCCACGTGGTCGCGTGCGGCGAGGAGGCCAAAGACACCAAGCGCGCCATCAACACCCGGCGTATCTATCCTCCGTTGAGCCGCGACCGCGACGCATTGCTGGCCGCCGCCGCGCCCGAACTGCAGGCCGCGCCCGAGCACGACCCGAGTCCGCCCATCGACTACCAATCGCGCTGA